The Marinobacter sp. ANT_B65 genome has a segment encoding these proteins:
- a CDS encoding sugar-transfer associated ATP-grasp domain-containing protein produces the protein MKNITRKLSKIIIESKKPENKSLSRMLLEIIQYSTRLGLSPGEYFGYGFQHKKYKLINILEYLPNSIHFSKHLHTINPTNSRSILYDKLLFKNKLHTKKIPTPRTIGYIGSKYRSEINIDYLTPQSIEKTFLEKNIKEYIIKPANGTQGRGIFHATYNPKKEKKFSVGDQSFDTNDFFYFIEELSEIHKSNDFIIEELVMSPCEIQSISPNAAPNIRIITLRTPDSNINITSASIRLGRKNSITSNAGSGGIIGNIDINHGTIMSCKTSSSSDGEFISHHPDTGHKLSGFTIPYWNRVLDECVKAAQFIDSVNSIGWDVLITDRGPVILEGNDDWGIAPEQLFGRGYLTETNRYLLRQHGLEFPKSTLPKPNLKKIRESIFGIPIKKSSMT, from the coding sequence ATGAAAAATATAACCAGAAAATTATCAAAAATAATCATTGAATCAAAAAAGCCAGAGAACAAATCACTATCTCGCATGCTATTAGAAATAATACAATACAGTACTCGCTTAGGTCTATCACCGGGCGAGTATTTTGGCTATGGATTTCAACATAAAAAATACAAATTAATAAATATACTTGAATATCTACCGAACTCTATCCACTTTTCAAAGCATCTCCATACAATCAACCCAACCAATAGCAGAAGCATTCTTTACGACAAACTTTTATTTAAAAACAAACTTCACACAAAAAAAATACCAACACCACGCACAATTGGCTATATTGGCTCAAAATATCGATCAGAAATTAACATAGATTACTTAACACCACAATCTATAGAAAAAACCTTCCTAGAAAAAAATATCAAAGAGTACATTATAAAACCAGCAAATGGAACACAAGGCAGGGGTATATTCCATGCAACCTATAATCCAAAAAAAGAAAAGAAATTTTCAGTAGGCGATCAATCATTCGATACCAATGATTTCTTTTATTTCATAGAAGAATTATCTGAGATTCACAAAAGCAACGATTTTATTATCGAAGAATTAGTAATGAGCCCATGCGAAATCCAGAGCATTTCGCCTAATGCAGCTCCAAATATAAGAATCATAACACTAAGAACTCCTGATTCTAATATAAACATAACTAGTGCATCGATTCGGTTAGGGAGAAAAAACTCTATTACCAGCAACGCAGGTTCAGGAGGAATCATAGGTAATATCGACATAAATCATGGTACGATCATGAGCTGTAAAACAAGCTCCAGTTCTGATGGAGAATTCATTTCCCATCACCCTGACACAGGGCATAAACTCAGCGGATTCACAATCCCTTACTGGAATAGAGTATTAGATGAATGCGTAAAAGCCGCCCAGTTTATTGATTCCGTAAATTCAATTGGATGGGACGTATTAATAACTGATAGAGGCCCTGTAATATTGGAGGGTAATGATGATTGGGGAATAGCCCCAGAACAACTTTTTGGTCGAGGATACCTTACAGAAACTAATCGG